The DNA sequence GCTCCGCTTTTCCAAACAGTTGCACCTGATGACTGTGGCGCTCAGAGATCATGGCGCTAACAGGCGCCTTTCCTCGGCAGCAGATAGGAAAGGTAACATGTGAGGAAGAAGCTGTAGTGAAACTCTACACTGATGCTCCACAGTCCGGATCCAGGATCCGGAGCCGCAGCTTGCAGCGCGCCGACGTGAGCCCAGTTTGAATTGACGGACGTCCTTGGAAGCCAATCGGCGCGCGCCGTGCGCCAAAGCCGTGTTTATTCCACTTAGCCGACCAATCGGAGTCGTCCTCGGCGGCTGAGTGCGTCATCAGAGCAGAATGTGAATGTGGGCTGCCTGTTAGCGGAGCACACTCTGCTCCCATCCCCCCATCCCGAGCGAGCAATGGCGGCCGCTTTTGTGCCGCTTTGTCCTTCTCATGTTCAGATAAAAGCCCAGTGTAAACTCGGTAAGGAAAAATACCTGTTTGCCCTTGTGTTTATAAGAATGCGTGTCAGTTCATGAGCACAGACTTCTGTTTCTCGCACTTTTGTCTCATCGCATGTCTGTTATGTCGCACtgcctctttttctccctcctccacgACGGGGGCATTTCGTGGGCTCTAACAATGGAGACGGAGGAAATGAGGCCACCGGCACTGTGACTGCTCCCGCTCACTGACCCGGCCTGCACACACTCCACCACCGCTTTCTCCACATTTATTCCGACTGTTTATTCGTGCGTCGACCTTGGCGCACGAATTTATGGActgttatgtaaaaaaaaaaaaaaaaaaaaaaaaaaaactcaagagCGTCAAGTGCGCACACAGAGCTGAGTTTCAAACATGGGCGTCGGGGAGGGGAGGGGCGAGCAGCCGACGATCAGGGGCTGCGATGAGACATGGCGGCGGTGCTCCACATTTACATTTGCGCCTTTTATGTGATTGATGGCGCTCATGAGGCGACTGTAACGTTTTAAAAACGCTCTAATCCACCAGCTCTGTCCGAGCCTCGACATATTTGCCTCTCAAGACTTTATTCCCTCGTCGCTCCGGTGGGCGGGAGAAGCGAACCGGAGTCGCCGCTTGACTCGACCAGAtgcacatcaatcaatcaatctgtgACACTACGTCAACGCAAGCGCCTCCTATTCGATATGTTTAGTGCGTAATTCGGTGTAAACTGAAAGAATGTCGGCTCTCCGGTGTTGAAACGGCGCTAACGTTACAGTTTGAGTCCGTTTGTCCAGTTTAATCGGTGCGTTTATTGTTTTTGTGGGAGAAAGGACGGTTGCAGCGGCGGACAGGAGGGGGGCGTGGCCTCGGGGTTTAGAAATTCTATCCATTGTTCCACTCCAACGCGCGAAGAGAACACCTCTGTGGAGCTGTCAGCCAATCAGCCGCCGCCGAGCTCCTCCGAGCGCCGCCCACCAGCCTATATTAAAGGCTCGGCCGTCACCAGCGCTGGCCACTGGCACAATATAATAGCGATTGATCCACCAACCGAGGAGAGGGATTTACTTTATTCAACCTTTCATTTCAGCCGTCCTTTATTTTATTGAACTAAAACAATGGCAGACACAGAAGTTAACACCGACTCGGGGATCACAACCAAGGTAAGCCGCCTCACACCTTCACCGGAGCCGCTTCACGCTGAGCTCCTCAGCACAATAAAGCTCTCCAGCCTGTAAcctagatttaaaaaaaaaaagaaaaaacattcgTCGGGGCTTCGCGCTCATTCGGACTCGGAGGAGTCTGCGCCGGTGGGACACACCGGAGGGGGGACAGAGACGGAGGGGCAGCCGGTGTTTTTCTCTAAAATGTCCCAGAGATGAAGCGGGGGGTCTCGGAGCCGCATCATGGAAACAGGCTGCGCCGCGTCTCATTGTCCGGAGAGTAACAGTCTGCGCGGGTTCTTTGTTTATACAAGCGGCTCGGTTCTCCGCGCACTAACGCGCTCAGCAGGTCCGGACCGAAACACGGAGCCACACGAGCCgctccgacacacacacacaccgcttTTTGGGCTCTTTATCCGCCGCTCTGAAAGCTGAGAAGACGCGCCTATTTATTCCACATCTCTGCGTAATGCCAATTAATTCTCAGATTAAATCCCGCGTCCAGTTTAAGAGACACATCCCGGGTGGTGGTATTAATGGAGCGGGGACGAGCTGCCGGGACCGAGCAGCGGGATTTCGCTCGGCTCTCCAGCTGGGTCTGTGCTGTGGAGTTTGAATGGAGGACggagaggcaggcaggcaggcggTGCGTAATTCACACCAATGTCAACTTTCGGAGCTCTCCACTTTTTTCCCGATtcccatttgtttgtttgtttttaaaaggcacCGGCGGGCCTGCCTGCACCGCCCGACCCGGTTTGTTTACCGACTCCGGAAGGTCGGCTCCTGCCGCCGCTGCTGCCTGAACGGGCTCTGCTTATTCAGCCTCCGTTTACCGGAGTGTGGTGATACGCGCACGGCGAGCCGCGGCTTCCGCTTTTTCGTCAGTATATCTGAGCATGTTTGCAGCGCGCGTTTGTGTCTCAGGGGgaaagtttttctttctttttctgtaacGCAGCCCACTTCTCTCTCcccgtgtgtgcgtgcgtgtgtgtgtgtgtgcgtgtgtgtggaggtgtgatGTGACGGTGCTGGTTTTCCCCTCTTTGTGCTCCGTCGCCGTTTGGCCTCTCTCCTTCTATCTGGCCGTCGTTGTGCTTTTTGTGTTAAATGTTAATTTCCGTCCAGTTGGACTTTGGATCACATCGGGTAAAACTTTAATTGCCCCCGCGGGGGGAGTCGGGTCTCCGCAGCAGCGGTCAGGAGAAAAGGATCCAGCCTTTAATaataagagcagcagcagcagcgatgATCCGCGGAGCTGAATAATTATGAGTGACTCTAACTAATGAACATATGGAGAAGGTGGGGAGGGAAAAGTTGGGGCCTGGTATTAACGCTCATAATCCGGGGTGCCTGTTCAGCCACTATTTATAGTTGTGGAGCATTTTTACGCACAAGCGCCTTTTTACGCACAGTCGGTGAGTGCGCGAGCGGAGCCTCGGAACCTCATTTGTCTCCTGCCAAGGAGCCTCAGATGCTCCTAAACAGCTTAATGGGTTTTCAGCAACAAGATTATGTAAAGCAATTAATCAATAACAGTGTATGTGTTGGGTGTGTGGGGCGGGCGTGCGTGCAGCGGGGATAATAGGCTGTTAACGGACGGTGTCGACAAAACGAGGAAACCGAGCGCTATTAATAGGCTCGACGGGCGGTTTTCCGGTCTAAGTGGAGCACAAAAAATCCCTGAAGATGTTTTTGACGGTGTGTGTGCGGGCACCGGCCCCGCCGCGCCGCCTTATTTTGGCGTTTCTGGCCGCCTCTCTCGCCTGCCATGTGTCGTCTTCTATTGTCCTCTCCAGCCTCCGTTACAACAAgcggccagcagcagcagcgtgcaCCGCGCTCGccgccgcctcctcctccccccccctcctccatcacctcctccccctccctccctcctcctgctcttgCGCCCtcctgtgttattttaaatagaGCGGTGCATCCTGGGTTTTGCAGTGCCTCTCCCGGGCGTGTCTCATGACATATGGCAGTGACGGCTGCCCGCGGAAGACTACAATACCCAGAGTGCCCTGGGGGCCACATCAAAGTATCAGATTACAACACATTAGAGGGGATggagtgggaggaggaggatgggggaGGATCTGCAGAGCCAATATGGTGTTTAAATAGGAAGGCTTCATTCTGACAGGCAGGGGGCTGATAAACGTGAAGCTCCCAGCAAGCACTGGGGCTCAGCTAACTAGGCCATTAGGTAGAAGGGCAggtagcagcagtgaggaaggattatgtttatttttttgtagttttaaaaTTTCCTTTTCtaacatttgtgtttgtttgcatcaGGACCTGAAAGAGAAGAAGCTGGTGGAGGAGAAGAACGGCAAAGAGGTCGCCAACGGGAAGGTAAGCTCCGTCGAGTTAACTCTGCTCGTACACGGCTCTGCTGTTCCTCCTGCAGAGAACTTCCTGTCAACTTTCAAAAACTTCAGTCAGTCACTTATTTCTTTATTCCAGGAGAATGAGGAGAACGGCGAGCCCGACGTAGAcgaggaagatgatgaggaggtGGATGAGGAGGACGAGGAAGATGACGGAGAAGGTAGCTGAAAGATTTTCACTCTTCCTGTATCATTTCTCAATTCTCGCAAAAATCTCACTCTCCTCATCTGCCATCCCGCAGGAGATGAGGAAGACGAAGATGAGGACGACGATGAGATCGAGGGCGGCACAAAACGGGCAGCTGAGGATGACGACGACGATGACGAGGTGAGGCGGCGCCACCTGACCTTGACCGCCGAGAATCTCACGGGTCGGGATCTCACCCCTTTTTAACTAACCACTcgtcttcttctcttcctccaggACGACGTCGAAACCAAGAAGCAGAAAACCGACGACGACGATTGATGCGTTTTCCCCGCGCGCCATCCTGCTGAACCACTTCCTGATTCTTCACCTCTGACTGTTTTTAGATGTCACAGGTGGAGGGGCTGGAGGActgatttaaaggaaaaaataataattaaaaaaaatccaacatggtCATTAGCAAGTAGAGTTCAACAAACATctaccatacacacacacacacacacagacagacacgtacacacacacacacacatgatctCCCCTCAAAACTGCAAATTTTCTAGAGGAACCCGCCACCACATCGATGCAGAATCCGGCTTCTCTTCAACAACAACACGAAAGGAgaatttgtttgtatttttatttacattttatatttttgtacataTTGTTCGGAGGGGAGGTCAGTTTCTCTCTCGGCAGCGATCTCGTCAGACCAAATCGGTGCTTCTTTAATGAAAGATTTTACTTGGTTGACCATGTTACGATATCTCAACAGATAACtagaaaaaacatgtaaaaacagttaaaaatacCATGAAAGAAAACCTCTTAAAGCCGTTGAACTCAGAGCATTCCA is a window from the Epinephelus fuscoguttatus linkage group LG15, E.fuscoguttatus.final_Chr_v1 genome containing:
- the ptmab gene encoding prothymosin alpha-B, with the protein product MADTEVNTDSGITTKDLKEKKLVEEKNGKEVANGKENEENGEPDVDEEDDEEVDEEDEEDDGEGDEEDEDEDDDEIEGGTKRAAEDDDDDDEDDVETKKQKTDDDD